In Aegilops tauschii subsp. strangulata cultivar AL8/78 chromosome 3, Aet v6.0, whole genome shotgun sequence, one genomic interval encodes:
- the LOC109776874 gene encoding BTB/POZ and MATH domain-containing protein 1-like, translating to MHRSVVHGVHDFKIPNFNAVQRSHGVSQATTSATFKVGGHDWRIRLYPSGNATVEGDDEYVSVFLQLVSNLPAGTTCVKTSVRFMIGDPSGTSLLKVSGCSHNHTSESRSWGYEKLISLKDAKSKYVVHDGSLTVRCEVDLTKEPEPYTSRASAVVGAGVSVTVPPSEISTQLEQLLASENGSDLSFLVEEENEIRAHKLVIAARAPALHEAVVATNNKQEDDHAAEVVRVDDMKAAVFKAVLHFIYTDELLPGDGTRLLAGDMLTAACRFGLTRMKAMCENLLCESLTKDNVLATAKLARRHHCKGLEDYCIDFASTPDVAKELLKTFISSDD from the coding sequence ATGCATCGGAGCGTGGTGCATGGCGTGCACGACTTCAAGATCCCAAACTTCAACGCCGTTCAGAGGAGCCATGGCGTTAGCCAAGCAACAACATCTGCCACTTTCAAGGTCGGTGGCCACGACTGGAGGATACGGTTGTACCCATCGGGGAATGCCACGGTGGAGGGCGACGACGAGTACGTCTCCGTCTTCCTCCAGCTGGTGTCGAACCTTCCTGCAGGAACCACCTGCGTGAAGACGTCCGTCCGCTTCATGATCGGAGACCCCAGCGGGACGTCGTTGTTGAAGGTGTCTGGCTGTTCACACAACCATACTAGCGAATCTAGGTCATGGGGTTACGAGAAGCTCATCTCCTTAAAAGATGCCAAATCAAAGTACGTGGTACATGATGGATCCTTAACCGTACGCTGCGAAGTCGATCTCACTAAGGAGCCGGAGCCCTACACTAGCCGGGCTAGCGCCGTCGTCGGTGCTGGAGTCAGTGTCACAGTGCCGCCCTCCGAAATCTCCACGCAACTCGAGCAGCTGCTGGCAAGCGAGAATGGCTCGGACCTGAGCTTCCTAGTCGAGGAAGAAAACGAGATCCGCGCGCACAAGCTCGTCATCGCCGCGCGGGCACCAGCCTTGCACGAAGCGGTGGTGGCCACCAACAACAAGCAGGAGGATGATCACGCCGCCGAAGTGGTACGGGTCGACGACATGAAGGCTGCGGTCTTCAAGGCCGTGCTCCATTTTATCTACACCGACGAGCTCCTTCCTGGAGATGGCACCAGGTTGCTGGCTGGGGACATGCTCACCGCGGCGTGCCGGTTTGGGCTGACCAGAATGAAGGCCATGTGTGAGAACTTGTTGTGCGAGTCCTTGACAAAAGATAACGTGTTAGCCACTGCGAAGCTGGCGCGCCGTCACCATTGCAAGGGGCTTGAGGATTACTGCATCGATTTCGCCTCCACCCCGGACGTGGCCAAGGAGCTGCTGAAAACTTTCATCAGCTCCGACGACTAG